A genome region from Streptomyces xanthophaeus includes the following:
- the cysC gene encoding adenylyl-sulfate kinase, producing MSVSDQGATVWLTGLPSAGKTTIAYALAERLRAEGHRVEVLDGDEIREFLSAGLGFTREDRHTNVQRIGFVAELLASNGVKALVPVIAPFADSREAVRGRHATGGTSYLEVHVATPVEVCSERDVKGLYAKQAAGEISGLTGVDDPYEAPESPDLRIESHTQTVQESASALHALLTERGLA from the coding sequence ATGAGCGTGAGCGACCAGGGCGCCACCGTGTGGCTGACCGGGCTGCCGAGCGCGGGCAAGACCACCATCGCCTACGCGCTGGCCGAGCGGCTGCGCGCCGAGGGCCACCGGGTGGAGGTGCTGGACGGGGACGAGATCCGCGAGTTCCTCTCCGCGGGCCTGGGCTTCACCCGCGAGGACCGGCACACCAACGTGCAGCGGATCGGCTTCGTCGCCGAGCTCCTCGCGAGCAACGGGGTCAAGGCGCTGGTGCCGGTGATCGCACCGTTCGCGGACAGCCGTGAGGCCGTCCGGGGGCGCCACGCCACCGGGGGCACCTCGTACCTGGAGGTCCACGTGGCCACCCCGGTCGAGGTCTGCTCGGAGCGTGACGTCAAGGGCCTGTACGCCAAGCAGGCGGCGGGCGAGATCTCCGGTCTGACCGGGGTCGACGACCCGTACGAGGCTCCGGAATCCCCGGACCTGCGTATCGAGTCGCACACGCAGACCGTGCAGGAGTCGGCTTCGGCCCTGCACGCGCTGCTCACCGAGAGGGGTCTGGCATGA
- the cysD gene encoding sulfate adenylyltransferase subunit CysD: MTTTVAHVHDETDAPYALSHLDALESEAVHIFREVAGEFEKPVILFSGGKDSIVMLHLALKAFAPAPVPFTLLHVDTGHNFPEVLEYRDRTVEKHGLRLHVASVQEYIDAGKLRERPDGTRNPLQTVPLTEAIQSLKFDAVFGGGRRDEEKARAKERVFSLRDEFSQWDPRRQRPELWQLYNGRHAPGEHVRVFPLSNWTELDVWQYIAREGIELPEIYFAHEREVFLRNGMWLTAGEWGGPKESETPETRLIRYRTVGDMSCTGAVDSDAVTLDAVIAEIAVSRLTERGATRADDKMSEAAMEDRKREGYF; encoded by the coding sequence ATGACGACGACCGTCGCACACGTCCACGACGAGACGGATGCGCCCTACGCGCTGTCGCACCTCGACGCCCTCGAGTCCGAGGCCGTGCACATCTTCCGCGAGGTGGCGGGCGAGTTCGAGAAGCCGGTGATCCTCTTCTCCGGCGGCAAGGACTCCATCGTCATGCTGCACCTGGCGCTGAAGGCGTTCGCGCCGGCGCCGGTGCCGTTCACGCTGCTGCACGTCGACACGGGCCACAACTTCCCCGAGGTGCTGGAGTACCGCGACCGCACGGTCGAGAAGCACGGCCTGCGCCTGCACGTGGCCTCCGTCCAGGAGTACATCGACGCGGGCAAGCTGCGCGAGCGCCCGGACGGGACCCGCAACCCGCTGCAGACCGTGCCGCTGACCGAGGCGATCCAGAGCCTGAAGTTCGACGCCGTCTTCGGCGGCGGCCGCCGCGACGAGGAGAAGGCCCGCGCCAAGGAGCGGGTGTTCAGCCTCCGCGACGAGTTCTCGCAGTGGGACCCGCGCCGCCAGCGCCCCGAGCTGTGGCAGCTCTACAACGGCCGCCACGCCCCCGGCGAGCACGTGCGCGTCTTCCCGCTCTCCAACTGGACCGAGCTGGACGTCTGGCAGTACATCGCCCGCGAGGGCATCGAGCTGCCGGAGATCTACTTCGCCCACGAGCGCGAGGTGTTCCTGCGCAACGGCATGTGGCTGACGGCCGGCGAGTGGGGCGGCCCGAAGGAGAGCGAGACGCCCGAGACGCGTCTCATCCGCTACCGGACCGTCGGTGACATGTCCTGCACCGGCGCCGTCGACTCCGACGCCGTCACGCTGGACGCCGTGATCGCCGAGATCGCCGTCTCCCGCCTCACCGAGCGGGGCGCGACCCGCGCCGACGACAAGATGTCCGAGGCCGCGATGGAAGACCGCAAGCGCGAAGGGTACTTCTAG
- a CDS encoding sulfate adenylyltransferase subunit 1 — MTSTTEQFADVSATTLLRFATAGSVDDGKSTLVGRLLHDSKSVLTDQMEAVEAVSAQRGQDAPDLALLTDGLRAEREQGITIDVAYRYFATARRRFILADTPGHVQYTRNMVTGASTADLAVVLVDARNGVIEQTRRHAAVAALLRVPHVVLAVNKMDLVGYQESVFAAIAEEFTAYASDLGVPEITAIPISALAGDNVVEASANMDWYGGPTVLEHLETVPVSHDLTACPARFPVQYVIRPQSAEHPDYRGYAGQIASGVLRVGEAVTVLPSGRTSVIEGIDALGESVDIAWAPQSVTLRLKDDIDISRGDLIAPSANAPATTQDVEATVCHVADQPLAVGARVLIKHTTRTVKAIVKEIPSRLTLDDLSQHPNPGQLVANDIGRVVVRTAEPLALDAYADSRRTGSFLLIDPADGTTLAAGMAGESFASKAETTVQADEEGWDF; from the coding sequence ATGACCAGCACCACCGAGCAGTTCGCCGATGTCTCGGCGACCACGCTGCTGCGCTTCGCGACCGCCGGTTCCGTCGACGACGGCAAGTCCACCCTGGTGGGCCGGCTGCTGCACGACTCCAAGTCGGTCCTGACCGACCAGATGGAGGCCGTCGAGGCCGTCTCCGCCCAGCGCGGCCAGGACGCCCCCGACCTCGCGCTGCTGACCGACGGCCTGCGGGCCGAGCGGGAGCAGGGCATCACCATCGACGTCGCGTACCGCTACTTCGCCACCGCGCGCCGCCGGTTCATCCTCGCGGACACCCCCGGGCACGTGCAGTACACCCGGAACATGGTCACCGGCGCCTCCACCGCCGACCTGGCCGTGGTCCTCGTCGACGCCCGCAACGGCGTCATCGAGCAGACCCGCCGGCACGCGGCCGTCGCCGCCCTGCTGCGCGTCCCGCACGTGGTCCTGGCCGTCAACAAGATGGACCTGGTGGGCTACCAGGAGTCGGTCTTCGCGGCCATCGCCGAGGAGTTCACCGCGTACGCCTCGGACCTGGGCGTCCCGGAGATCACCGCGATCCCGATCTCGGCCCTGGCCGGTGACAACGTGGTGGAGGCGTCCGCCAACATGGACTGGTACGGCGGCCCGACGGTGCTGGAGCACCTGGAGACCGTCCCGGTCAGCCACGACCTCACGGCCTGCCCGGCGCGTTTCCCGGTGCAGTACGTGATCCGTCCGCAGTCCGCCGAGCACCCCGACTACCGCGGCTACGCGGGCCAGATCGCCTCCGGCGTACTGCGCGTCGGCGAGGCCGTGACGGTCCTGCCGTCCGGCCGGACCTCGGTCATCGAGGGCATCGACGCGCTCGGCGAGAGCGTGGACATCGCCTGGGCCCCGCAGTCGGTGACGCTGCGGCTGAAGGACGACATCGACATCTCGCGCGGCGACCTGATCGCGCCGTCCGCGAACGCGCCGGCCACCACGCAGGACGTCGAGGCGACGGTCTGCCACGTGGCCGACCAGCCGCTGGCCGTCGGCGCCCGGGTGCTGATCAAGCACACGACGCGCACGGTCAAGGCGATCGTCAAGGAGATCCCCTCGCGGCTGACCCTGGACGACCTGTCCCAGCACCCGAACCCCGGGCAGCTGGTGGCCAACGACATCGGCCGTGTCGTCGTCCGTACTGCCGAGCCGCTCGCGCTCGACGCGTACGCCGACTCGCGCCGCACCGGGTCCTTCCTGCTGATCGACCCGGCCGACGGCACGACGCTGGCGGCCGGCATGGCGGGCGAGTCCTTCGCCTCCAAGGCCGAGACGACCGTTCAGGCCGACGAGGAAGGCTGGGACTTCTAG
- a CDS encoding ABC transporter substrate-binding protein, protein MPATASTRTALRRGIVAAAALPLLIGALASCGYGSEAKKDEPKADTAADAGKKLSASEVRIGYFPNLTHATALVGLQEGLIEKELNGTKIKPQSFNAGPSEIEALNGGSLDIGFIGPSPSINGYVKSKGSNLRIISGSASGGVKLVVNPDKIKTLDDLKGKKIATPQKGNTQDVAFLNWISEKGWKVDPESGKGDVSVVRTDNKVTPDAFKQGSIDGAWVPEPTASKLVSDGGSVLLDETSLWPDKKFVITNIIVSQKFLEEHPDVVEAVLRGTVKTNEWIHANQDKAKASANARLEAEGGKPLDAKVIDPAWPSIAITDDPLAATLKTQSEWAVKAKLIEEPDLAGIYDLTLLNKVLKAAGKPEVSDAGLGAK, encoded by the coding sequence GTGCCTGCCACCGCCAGCACCCGCACCGCCCTCCGCCGCGGCATCGTCGCCGCCGCTGCCCTGCCGCTCCTGATCGGTGCGCTCGCTTCCTGCGGCTACGGCTCCGAGGCGAAGAAGGACGAGCCGAAGGCCGACACCGCGGCCGATGCCGGCAAGAAGCTGTCCGCCTCCGAGGTCCGGATCGGGTACTTCCCCAACCTCACCCACGCCACCGCGCTGGTCGGCCTCCAGGAAGGCCTGATCGAGAAGGAACTCAACGGCACCAAGATCAAGCCGCAGTCCTTCAACGCCGGCCCGTCCGAGATCGAAGCCCTCAACGGCGGCTCTCTCGACATCGGCTTCATCGGCCCCTCGCCGTCCATCAACGGCTACGTCAAGTCCAAGGGCTCCAACCTGCGGATCATCTCCGGATCCGCCTCCGGCGGCGTCAAGCTCGTCGTCAACCCGGACAAGATCAAAACCCTCGACGACCTCAAGGGCAAGAAGATCGCCACCCCCCAGAAGGGGAACACCCAGGACGTCGCCTTCCTCAACTGGATCTCCGAGAAGGGCTGGAAGGTCGACCCCGAATCCGGCAAGGGCGACGTCTCCGTCGTCCGCACCGACAACAAGGTCACCCCCGACGCCTTCAAGCAGGGCTCCATCGACGGCGCCTGGGTCCCCGAACCCACCGCCTCCAAGCTCGTCTCCGACGGCGGCTCCGTCCTCCTCGACGAGACCAGCCTGTGGCCCGACAAGAAGTTCGTGATCACGAACATCATCGTGTCGCAGAAGTTCCTCGAGGAGCACCCCGACGTCGTCGAGGCCGTGCTACGCGGCACCGTGAAGACCAACGAGTGGATCCACGCCAACCAGGACAAGGCCAAGGCCTCCGCCAACGCACGCCTCGAAGCCGAAGGCGGCAAGCCCCTCGACGCCAAGGTCATCGACCCCGCCTGGCCCAGCATCGCCATCACCGACGACCCGCTGGCCGCCACCCTGAAGACCCAGTCCGAATGGGCGGTCAAGGCCAAGCTCATCGAGGAGCCCGACCTCGCCGGCATCTACGACCTCACACTCCTCAACAAGGTCCTCAAGGCCGCCGGCAAGCCCGAGGTCTCCGACGCCGGCCTCGGCGCCAAGTAA
- a CDS encoding ABC transporter ATP-binding protein — protein sequence MATTFAKAAEGSAAERTHAARIEHVSKSFSGPAGSQLVLDDISLDVAPGEFVTILGASGCGKSTLLNLVAGLDKPSAGSIETPGGRPALMFQEHALFPWLTAGKNIELALRLRGVAKAERRPEAERLLELVRLGGSYGKRVHELSGGMRQRVALARALAQDSRLLLMDEPFAALDAITRDVLHGELTRIWAETGLSVLFVTHNVREAVRLAQRVVLLSSRPGRVAKEWTVDIPQPRRIEDADVAELSLEITEHLRGEIRRHGQH from the coding sequence ATGGCCACCACGTTCGCCAAGGCTGCCGAGGGCTCCGCCGCGGAGCGCACGCACGCCGCCCGCATCGAGCACGTCTCGAAGTCCTTCTCCGGCCCGGCCGGATCGCAGCTCGTCCTGGACGACATCAGTCTCGATGTCGCTCCCGGCGAGTTCGTCACCATCCTGGGCGCTTCGGGGTGTGGAAAGTCCACCCTGCTGAACCTGGTCGCGGGTCTGGACAAGCCGTCCGCGGGGTCCATCGAGACCCCCGGCGGCCGTCCGGCGCTGATGTTCCAGGAGCACGCGCTCTTCCCGTGGCTGACCGCGGGCAAGAACATCGAACTCGCCCTGCGCCTGCGCGGGGTGGCCAAGGCCGAGCGCCGCCCGGAGGCCGAGCGGCTGCTGGAGCTGGTCCGCCTCGGCGGCTCGTACGGCAAGCGCGTGCACGAGCTGTCCGGCGGTATGCGCCAGCGCGTGGCCCTGGCCCGGGCGCTCGCCCAGGACAGCCGGCTGCTGCTGATGGACGAGCCGTTCGCCGCGCTCGACGCCATCACCCGGGACGTGCTGCACGGCGAGCTCACCCGCATCTGGGCCGAGACCGGGCTGTCCGTCCTCTTCGTCACCCACAACGTGCGCGAGGCCGTCCGCCTCGCCCAGCGCGTGGTCCTGCTCTCCTCCCGGCCCGGCCGGGTCGCGAAGGAATGGACCGTGGACATCCCGCAGCCGCGCCGCATCGAGGACGCGGACGTCGCGGAACTGTCCCTGGAGATCACTGAACACCTGCGTGGGGAGATCCGCCGCCATGGCCAGCACTGA
- a CDS encoding ABC transporter permease, producing MASTDITSKATGKTDDLAGLEAGLDALDAVQTHRTPVREILVKKVLPPVLAVSLVLLVWQVLVATHVTEETKLPPLSAVWDSLSDMWVKGTLLEVIWTSVSRGLLGFLLALAIGTPLGLLVARVKFVRAAIGPILQGLQSLPSVAWVPPAVLWFGLNDAMMYTVILLGAVPSIANGLVSGIDQIPPLYLRAGRTLGATGLRGARHIVMPAALPGYLAGLKQGWAFSWRSLMAAEIIASSPDLGLGLGQLLENGRNNIDLPGVFLAIILILVVGIAIDLLIFSPVERWVLRSRGLLAKS from the coding sequence ATGGCCAGCACTGACATCACTTCGAAGGCCACGGGCAAGACCGACGACCTGGCCGGCCTGGAGGCGGGCCTCGACGCCCTCGACGCGGTCCAGACCCACCGCACCCCCGTCCGCGAGATCCTCGTCAAGAAGGTCCTCCCGCCGGTCCTGGCCGTGAGCCTGGTGCTCCTGGTCTGGCAGGTCCTCGTCGCGACGCACGTGACCGAGGAGACCAAGCTGCCCCCGCTGTCCGCGGTGTGGGACAGCCTGTCCGACATGTGGGTCAAGGGCACGCTGCTGGAGGTCATCTGGACCAGCGTCTCCCGGGGTCTGCTCGGCTTCCTGCTGGCCCTGGCCATCGGTACGCCGCTCGGACTGCTCGTCGCCCGGGTGAAGTTCGTCCGCGCCGCGATCGGCCCGATCCTCCAGGGCCTGCAGTCGCTGCCGTCGGTGGCCTGGGTGCCGCCGGCCGTGCTGTGGTTCGGCCTGAACGACGCGATGATGTACACGGTGATCCTGCTGGGCGCCGTCCCGTCCATCGCCAACGGCCTCGTCTCCGGCATCGACCAGATCCCGCCGCTGTACCTGCGGGCCGGCCGCACCCTGGGTGCCACCGGTCTGCGGGGGGCCCGGCACATCGTCATGCCGGCCGCGCTGCCCGGCTACCTGGCCGGTCTGAAGCAGGGCTGGGCCTTCTCCTGGCGCTCGCTGATGGCCGCCGAGATCATCGCCTCCTCGCCGGACCTGGGCCTGGGCCTGGGCCAGCTGCTGGAGAACGGCCGCAACAACATCGACCTGCCGGGCGTGTTCCTCGCGATCATCCTGATCCTGGTGGTCGGCATCGCCATCGACCTGCTGATCTTCAGCCCGGTCGAGCGGTGGGTGCTGCGCAGCCGCGGCCTGCTGGCGAAGAGCTGA
- a CDS encoding sirohydrochlorin chelatase: protein MSCALLVIAHGSRDPRHAATVHALTGRVRALRPGLRVETAFLDFNTPSVGQALSSLYLSGVREVVALPLLLTRAFHAKSDIPAALAESTSRLPGLSVRVADVLGPSPLLLTALERRLAEAGLTPADRATTAVVLASAGSTDPEAIAVIAETAREWRRTGWCAVRPAFASAALPRTEDAVRALRAEGFARVAVAPYVIAPGRLPDRIAAGADAAGADVVADVLGAAPELARLLLRRFDAAATAPARLPALTA, encoded by the coding sequence GTGTCCTGCGCACTCCTGGTCATCGCCCACGGCAGCCGCGATCCGCGGCACGCGGCGACCGTGCACGCCCTCACGGGGCGGGTGCGGGCGCTGCGGCCGGGGCTGCGTGTGGAGACGGCCTTCCTGGACTTCAACACCCCCTCGGTGGGGCAGGCCCTGTCCTCGCTCTACCTGTCCGGCGTACGGGAGGTGGTGGCGCTCCCGCTGCTGCTGACCCGCGCCTTCCACGCGAAGTCCGACATCCCGGCGGCGCTCGCCGAGTCGACCTCGCGCCTGCCGGGGCTGTCGGTGCGGGTGGCGGACGTCCTCGGACCGTCCCCGCTCCTGCTGACCGCCCTGGAACGCCGGCTCGCCGAAGCCGGACTCACCCCGGCGGACCGCGCCACCACGGCCGTGGTGCTCGCGTCCGCCGGCTCCACGGACCCGGAGGCGATCGCAGTGATCGCTGAAACCGCGCGGGAGTGGCGGCGTACCGGTTGGTGCGCCGTGCGGCCTGCGTTCGCCTCCGCTGCTCTGCCCCGTACGGAGGACGCCGTACGGGCCCTGCGCGCCGAGGGCTTCGCGCGGGTGGCGGTGGCCCCGTACGTCATCGCCCCCGGCCGCCTGCCGGACCGCATCGCGGCCGGCGCCGACGCCGCGGGCGCGGACGTCGTCGCGGACGTCCTGGGCGCGGCCCCGGAACTGGCCCGGCTGCTGCTGCGGCGCTTCGACGCGGCCGCGACGGCGCCGGCCCGGCTGCCCGCCCTGACCGCGTAG
- a CDS encoding antibiotic biosynthesis monooxygenase: protein MDTDKHQEDAEATAIIAQKVLPGREREYETWQQDVNAAAAEYDGYLGVEVAPPTPLQPEWVVVYRYDSIPHLQAWINSPTRKELLEAGDKYLDGPGAQQVVSGHAPAQDPLVTVVITHRVHPEHVEDFLAWQRRMNEEESKFEGFRGSEFFPPIEGVQEEWTTLYRFDNAEHLDAWLTSDRRRRVLAEGKQYDFRLRTIDNSFGSWFAFEENGREAPPPSVTKTAIAVWVGLYPTVVLLALALSPLKLPIWIGLLVGNLLSSLVMSFFTMPYYVNPLLGRWLRPSADEPAARTNLIGIGIVTVLLVFWAVVFYLVTTRIWTLP, encoded by the coding sequence ATGGACACCGACAAGCACCAGGAAGACGCCGAGGCCACGGCGATCATCGCCCAGAAGGTCCTGCCCGGACGGGAGCGGGAGTACGAGACGTGGCAGCAGGACGTCAACGCCGCCGCCGCCGAGTACGACGGGTACCTCGGCGTCGAGGTCGCCCCGCCGACACCCCTGCAACCCGAATGGGTCGTGGTCTACCGGTACGACTCGATCCCCCACCTGCAGGCGTGGATCAACAGCCCGACCCGCAAGGAACTCCTCGAAGCCGGCGACAAGTACCTCGACGGCCCCGGAGCCCAGCAGGTCGTCAGCGGCCACGCACCCGCACAGGATCCACTGGTGACCGTGGTGATCACCCACCGTGTCCACCCGGAGCACGTCGAGGACTTCCTCGCATGGCAGCGCCGGATGAACGAGGAGGAGAGCAAGTTCGAAGGCTTCCGCGGAAGTGAGTTCTTCCCGCCCATCGAGGGGGTCCAGGAGGAATGGACCACGCTGTACCGGTTCGACAACGCGGAGCACCTCGACGCCTGGCTGACGTCGGACAGGCGGCGCCGGGTGCTCGCCGAGGGGAAGCAGTACGACTTCAGGCTGCGCACGATCGACAACTCCTTCGGCAGCTGGTTCGCCTTCGAGGAGAACGGCAGGGAAGCACCCCCGCCCTCGGTCACCAAGACCGCCATCGCGGTCTGGGTCGGCCTGTACCCGACCGTCGTCCTCCTGGCGCTCGCCCTGTCGCCGCTGAAGCTGCCGATCTGGATCGGCCTGCTCGTGGGGAACCTGCTGTCGAGCCTCGTCATGAGCTTCTTCACGATGCCCTACTACGTGAACCCGCTGCTGGGGCGGTGGCTGCGCCCGTCGGCGGACGAACCGGCGGCCCGGACCAACCTCATCGGCATCGGGATCGTCACCGTCCTGCTCGTCTTCTGGGCCGTGGTCTTCTACCTGGTGACCACCCGGATCTGGACCCTGCCCTGA
- a CDS encoding molybdopterin-dependent oxidoreductase, translating to MTYRVNGRSFGEEPAPGQCLRTFLRSLGHFGVKKGCDAGDCGACTVWLDGSPVHSCITPAFRADGREVTTIEGLGSPGSLHPMQRQFRDAPGFQCGFCTAGMIMTSATFTESQKADLPRALKGNLCRCTGYRGIEDAVRGVVGVESARPGKAAGTSVGAPAANDVVTGRAEFTMDTHMDGMLHLKVLHSPHAHARILSIDKSAALAVPGVQRVYTWEDVPRRRFTTAIHTDHLVDPDDTLILDRTVRFAGQRVVAVVADTPGAAEEGCRNVVVEYEPLPAVFDPEEAMAEGAPQIHGADDPFVRDPVHNILLEIHSHIGDVEAGFAEADVIHEGTYSSPRVQHAHLETHGSIAWMEDGRLNVRTSSQSPSIAKVKLAHLFALRPDQLRVFCKRVGGGFGGKQEVISEDLAALAALDTGRPVCFEYTREEEFTTASPRHPMTLTVKLGAKADGTLTAFQVRNVSNTGAYGNHGGETLFAGGAAVMIYRCANKKYDAYSVYTNTVPSGALRGYGMTQPAFAVESAMHELALALHMDPLELRRRNIVRPGDPLVALHDGPDDVTFTEDGLAQCVDLVDRALARTAGDPHLGPDWLVGAGAAASLHETAPPTEHISEAWVTLGDDLVYEVAVGTVEFGEGTSTAHVQIAADQLGTTPSRIRLVQSDTDRTGFDTGAFASAGLFVAGNAVLRAANAVRDRILEFAAAHTGIHPVMCSMDDDGVVCGDQRVSLAEIVALARVRGIRFTAARKAYGSPRSAVSNAHGFRIAVHRVTGEIQVLHSVQATDAGFVINPAQVRGQVEGAVAQGIGFVLTENLRLDADGVVVNPNLRNYRIPTFADVPRTEVLLVGSADSVGPMRAKGMAECSINPVAPALANALQDATGIRYRSLPLTPERIYDRIGGKRSHSKA from the coding sequence ATGACGTACCGCGTGAACGGCAGGAGCTTCGGCGAGGAGCCGGCGCCCGGGCAGTGCCTGCGCACCTTCCTCCGCTCGCTCGGCCACTTCGGTGTCAAGAAGGGCTGCGACGCGGGAGACTGCGGTGCCTGCACGGTATGGCTGGACGGCAGCCCCGTGCACAGTTGCATCACCCCCGCCTTCCGCGCCGACGGCCGTGAGGTGACCACCATCGAGGGGCTGGGCTCGCCCGGCAGCCTGCATCCGATGCAGCGCCAGTTCCGCGACGCCCCGGGATTCCAGTGCGGCTTCTGCACCGCCGGGATGATCATGACCTCGGCGACCTTCACCGAGTCCCAGAAGGCCGATCTGCCACGGGCGTTGAAGGGCAACCTGTGCCGGTGCACCGGCTACCGGGGAATCGAGGACGCCGTGCGGGGCGTCGTCGGCGTGGAGAGCGCCAGGCCGGGAAAGGCCGCCGGAACGAGCGTCGGAGCCCCTGCCGCCAACGACGTGGTGACGGGCCGCGCCGAGTTCACCATGGACACCCACATGGACGGCATGCTGCACCTCAAGGTGCTGCACTCGCCGCACGCCCACGCCCGGATCCTGTCGATCGACAAGAGCGCCGCCCTCGCGGTTCCCGGCGTACAGCGGGTCTACACCTGGGAGGACGTGCCGCGCAGGCGCTTCACCACGGCGATCCACACCGACCACCTGGTCGACCCGGACGACACCCTCATCCTCGACCGGACGGTCCGCTTCGCCGGACAGCGCGTCGTCGCCGTCGTCGCCGACACGCCCGGCGCCGCGGAGGAGGGCTGCCGGAACGTCGTCGTCGAGTACGAGCCGCTGCCCGCGGTGTTCGATCCCGAGGAGGCCATGGCCGAGGGAGCCCCGCAGATCCACGGGGCGGACGACCCCTTCGTCCGCGACCCCGTCCACAACATCCTGCTCGAGATCCATTCGCACATCGGAGACGTGGAAGCGGGCTTCGCCGAGGCCGACGTGATCCACGAAGGCACCTACTCGTCCCCGCGCGTGCAGCACGCGCACCTGGAGACCCACGGCTCGATCGCCTGGATGGAGGACGGACGTCTGAACGTCCGCACCAGCTCGCAGTCGCCCTCCATCGCCAAGGTCAAACTCGCCCACCTGTTCGCGCTGCGCCCGGACCAGCTCCGCGTGTTCTGCAAGCGCGTCGGTGGCGGTTTCGGCGGCAAGCAGGAAGTCATCTCGGAGGACCTGGCCGCGCTCGCCGCGCTCGACACCGGGCGGCCCGTGTGCTTCGAGTACACCCGCGAGGAGGAGTTCACCACGGCCTCGCCGCGCCATCCGATGACGCTGACCGTCAAGCTGGGCGCGAAGGCGGACGGGACGCTCACGGCCTTCCAGGTCCGCAACGTGTCGAACACGGGCGCCTACGGCAACCACGGCGGCGAAACCCTGTTCGCGGGCGGTGCGGCCGTCATGATCTACCGCTGCGCCAACAAGAAGTACGACGCGTACTCCGTCTACACCAACACCGTTCCGAGCGGAGCGCTGCGCGGGTACGGGATGACGCAGCCGGCCTTCGCCGTGGAATCGGCGATGCACGAACTCGCCCTCGCCCTGCACATGGATCCGCTCGAACTGCGCCGCCGCAACATCGTGCGTCCGGGTGACCCGCTCGTCGCCCTGCACGACGGCCCCGACGACGTGACGTTCACCGAGGACGGCCTCGCGCAGTGCGTCGACCTGGTGGACAGGGCCCTGGCCCGGACGGCCGGGGACCCGCACCTCGGCCCGGACTGGCTCGTCGGGGCGGGCGCCGCGGCCTCCCTGCACGAGACGGCGCCGCCGACCGAGCACATCTCGGAGGCCTGGGTGACGCTCGGCGACGACCTCGTCTACGAGGTCGCGGTCGGCACGGTCGAATTCGGCGAGGGCACCTCGACCGCCCACGTCCAGATCGCCGCCGACCAGCTGGGCACCACACCGTCGCGGATCCGCCTGGTGCAGTCCGACACCGACCGCACGGGGTTCGACACCGGAGCCTTCGCGAGCGCGGGCCTCTTCGTGGCGGGCAACGCGGTGCTGCGCGCGGCCAACGCCGTGCGCGACCGCATCCTGGAGTTCGCCGCCGCCCACACGGGCATCCACCCGGTGATGTGCTCGATGGACGACGACGGAGTCGTCTGCGGGGACCAGCGGGTGTCGCTGGCCGAAATAGTCGCGCTGGCCCGGGTGCGCGGCATCCGGTTCACCGCCGCCCGCAAGGCCTACGGATCGCCCCGGAGCGCCGTCTCCAACGCGCACGGGTTCCGGATCGCGGTCCACCGGGTGACCGGTGAGATCCAGGTCCTCCACAGCGTCCAGGCAACCGACGCCGGCTTCGTCATCAACCCCGCGCAGGTACGGGGACAGGTGGAAGGCGCCGTCGCCCAGGGAATCGGCTTCGTGCTGACCGAGAACCTCCGTCTCGACGCCGACGGCGTCGTGGTCAACCCGAATCTCCGCAACTACCGCATCCCCACCTTCGCCGATGTTCCGCGCACCGAGGTGCTCCTGGTGGGCTCGGCGGATTCTGTCGGGCCGATGCGGGCGAAGGGCATGGCGGAATGCAGCATCAACCCGGTGGCCCCCGCACTGGCGAACGCCCTCCAGGACGCCACGGGCATCCGCTACCGGTCGCTGCCCCTGACACCGGAACGGATCTACGACCGGATCGGCGGGAAGCGGTCGCACTCGAAGGCCTGA